The Deltaproteobacteria bacterium region CAGGATATTGGACAAGGTATTGAATAGAAAATGGGGTTCGATCTGGGCCTGGAGCAGACGCAAGTTGGCCTCCAGGGCTTCTTTCTCTTTGGAAAGGCGCTGTATCCTTTCCTGCTGAATTTCCTCTTTGGTGACTTTTAACTCGGCCTTGGAAAAGAAAAAATAACTGACAATGCTGCCGAAGGTGATAGCCAATACGATCATCTGAAGTAAACTCTTCGGCGCCTGGGCCAAGGGGATGGAAAATACCTGCCGGAGGACAAAAGGGCCTATTTGCATACCGGACAGGGTGCCACCGGCCACTCCGATGATTAATATAAAAATAAAAGAGGCCGGTTTGACCGGTTTAAACATCCAGAGTAAAACCATAATAATTGAACAAATGGAAATCCCGAAGGATTGGGAGATGACCAGATTGACCAGAAAGGTCCCACCAATCCCAGTCAGGGTTAAGAAGAGGCCGATCAAAGCGGATATGATCATGGTATAGAAGAGGTCAAGAAAAATATTTCTGGGGGTGATATAATTCCCGATAAAATCCACTTTTAAGGCCACCCTTGAGTCACCTGACTGTTTGCATCTTATCATTCCGGAAAATCC contains the following coding sequences:
- a CDS encoding histidine kinase; the encoded protein is MALKVDFIGNYITPRNIFLDLFYTMIISALIGLFLTLTGIGGTFLVNLVISQSFGISICSIIMVLLWMFKPVKPASFIFILIIGVAGGTLSGMQIGPFVLRQVFSIPLAQAPKSLLQMIVLAITFGSIVSYFFFSKAELKVTKEEIQQERIQRLSKEKEALEANLRLLQAQIEPHFLFNTLSNILSLIDTDRTKGKSMLEDLIHYLRTSLSRTRHDLITLGQEMEIIKAYLNILKIRMDERLHFRIEISDALRQQPFPPMLLQPLVENAVKHGLDPKIEGGEILIKAEEGDGFIRIEIKDNGIGFHAYFEAGVGIGNVRERLRLLYGDKGRLILEENKPSGVIVIIEVPKAE